One window of Bacillus sp. THAF10 genomic DNA carries:
- a CDS encoding NAD(P)-dependent oxidoreductase yields the protein MKGATKRIELEDLALNFLEVKPGLTDREAVEEANRCLYCYDAPCITACPTSIDIPSFIKKIASGNLKGSATTIMSANPVGASCARVCPTEELCEGACVLNHHTKPIVIGDLQRYATDWAIRNEQVLFEKGAFNGKRVAVVGGGPAGLSAARELARLGFGVTIFEAEEEVGGLNTYGIVSFRLPKRISYWEVEQVKGLDVEIRTNTRVGVDISPDELLSQYDAVILAIGMANVPMLGIDGEKLHGVYDAIEFVKETKTKSITDQWKGKNVVVIGAGNTAIDGATCSVRLGAENVKILYRRTQEEMTAYDFEYEFAKQDGVEFRWLTAPKRIIGNEHGEVTAIECVKMKLTSPGKDGRRKPVEVEGSEFLLQVDVVIKAIGQTRYTSLIESFDLSHNGGVVMVDPLTHQTSNAKVYACGDVIFGKGIGEAMVVTAAQQGKETAYALYNKLVKSTIETA from the coding sequence GTGAAGGGAGCAACGAAACGAATAGAACTGGAGGATTTGGCTTTGAACTTCTTAGAAGTAAAGCCAGGTTTAACAGATAGGGAGGCTGTAGAGGAAGCAAATCGCTGTCTTTATTGCTATGATGCCCCTTGCATTACGGCCTGTCCAACAAGTATAGATATTCCATCCTTTATAAAAAAAATTGCATCAGGTAATTTAAAGGGCTCTGCCACCACCATTATGAGTGCCAATCCTGTAGGAGCAAGCTGTGCAAGAGTGTGTCCAACAGAAGAGCTGTGTGAAGGTGCTTGTGTGTTAAACCATCATACTAAACCTATTGTCATTGGTGACCTACAGCGCTATGCGACAGACTGGGCGATACGTAACGAACAAGTGCTATTTGAAAAAGGAGCCTTCAATGGCAAAAGAGTTGCCGTAGTAGGAGGTGGTCCAGCAGGGCTTTCTGCTGCTAGAGAACTTGCTCGTTTAGGCTTTGGGGTAACCATTTTTGAAGCTGAGGAGGAAGTGGGAGGACTGAATACGTACGGAATCGTATCCTTCCGATTACCAAAACGAATTTCATATTGGGAAGTGGAACAGGTAAAAGGTTTAGATGTAGAAATTCGTACGAATACTCGAGTTGGAGTAGATATATCTCCAGATGAACTTCTGTCCCAATATGATGCCGTTATTTTAGCAATAGGAATGGCGAATGTTCCGATGCTTGGGATTGATGGGGAGAAATTACATGGGGTGTATGATGCTATCGAGTTTGTGAAAGAAACGAAAACAAAATCGATTACGGATCAATGGAAAGGAAAGAATGTGGTCGTAATCGGAGCAGGTAATACAGCGATTGATGGGGCTACCTGTTCGGTCAGACTTGGAGCAGAGAATGTAAAAATCCTTTACCGGCGAACCCAAGAAGAGATGACAGCCTATGATTTTGAATACGAATTTGCCAAACAGGATGGTGTTGAATTCCGTTGGCTCACCGCACCAAAACGAATCATTGGTAATGAGCATGGAGAGGTCACGGCAATCGAATGTGTGAAAATGAAGCTAACCAGTCCAGGTAAAGATGGGAGAAGAAAACCTGTCGAGGTGGAAGGTTCAGAATTTTTATTACAGGTAGATGTCGTAATTAAGGCCATTGGGCAGACAAGGTACACAAGTCTGATTGAAAGCTTTGATCTTTCCCATAACGGTGGTGTGGTAATGGTAGACCCACTTACCCATCAAACCTCGAATGCAAAAGTTTATGCCTGTGGGGATGTGATTTTTGGAAAAGGCATTGGAGAAGCAATGGTTGTTACAGCCGCGCAACAAGGCAAAGAAACAGCTTATGCTCTTTATAATAAGTTAGTGAAATCAACAATAGAAACAGCTTAA